In the Paraburkholderia caribensis genome, one interval contains:
- a CDS encoding ARMT1-like domain-containing protein gives MISPVSIAKSSTKALSYLSEVLTETKDRFHRTPDLILVGNFFDPNPVHVMGQLSTITQAHRDAWLERSIRRNDEFSEGLAGLGAHPIIVSKPSGQASAELRDCVDALLKRMCVTVG, from the coding sequence GTGATCTCGCCCGTCTCGATCGCGAAGTCTTCTACCAAGGCTCTGTCGTATCTCTCCGAAGTGTTGACTGAAACGAAAGATCGGTTTCACCGGACACCAGATCTCATCCTCGTCGGCAACTTCTTCGATCCGAATCCTGTGCACGTTATGGGGCAGTTGTCGACGATCACGCAGGCCCACCGTGACGCGTGGCTTGAGCGCTCGATCCGACGTAACGACGAATTCTCGGAAGGTCTCGCGGGACTGGGGGCTCATCCCATCATAGTCTCAAAGCCAAGCGGGCAAGCATCAGCTGAACTTCGCGATTGCGTCGATGCGCTTCTGAAGCGGATGTGCGTGACTGTTGGTTGA
- a CDS encoding IS6 family transposase has product MNKTKSPYHGHRFPAVVISCAVRWYFRFSLSLRDIEELLLERGVVVTYETIRCWCDKFGAGFARCAKAVRRRPGRAWHLDEMFVTLRGEPYLLWRAVDEHGAELDVLVQKRRDKAAARRFFRRLLRSNPVPRKIVTDQLRSYPAAKADIPELAQVKHVFVKAAARINNRAENSHQPTRRRERQMCGFRDARRTQAFLSCFGPIRQHFALPRHRMNAECHRAILKERLATWYGWTVSGAERLLW; this is encoded by the coding sequence ATGAACAAAACGAAATCGCCTTATCACGGCCACCGCTTCCCTGCCGTCGTTATCAGCTGCGCGGTTCGCTGGTATTTCCGGTTCAGCCTGAGCCTGCGCGACATCGAGGAGTTGTTGCTCGAGCGCGGCGTCGTGGTCACGTACGAAACGATCCGTTGCTGGTGTGACAAATTCGGTGCCGGATTCGCCAGGTGCGCCAAGGCAGTTCGGCGCAGGCCGGGACGAGCGTGGCACCTTGACGAGATGTTCGTGACACTGCGCGGCGAGCCGTATCTGCTGTGGCGCGCCGTTGACGAGCATGGCGCAGAACTCGACGTGCTGGTACAAAAGCGGCGCGACAAGGCCGCGGCCAGGCGCTTCTTTCGACGACTGCTGCGATCAAACCCGGTGCCGCGCAAGATCGTTACGGATCAACTGCGCAGTTATCCGGCAGCGAAGGCTGACATCCCCGAACTCGCGCAGGTCAAGCACGTTTTCGTCAAAGCAGCTGCACGCATAAACAACCGCGCGGAGAATAGCCATCAGCCAACCCGCAGGCGCGAGCGCCAAATGTGCGGCTTTCGTGACGCGCGTCGCACGCAGGCGTTTCTCTCATGCTTCGGTCCGATCCGGCAGCACTTCGCGTTACCCAGACATCGGATGAACGCGGAATGTCACCGTGCCATATTGAAAGAACGCCTCGCCACATGGTATGGCTGGACTGTCTCCGGCGCTGAACGACTCCTCTGGTAA
- a CDS encoding aldo/keto reductase, translating to MKQRKFGNTESSVFEIGFGAWAIGGSWGDVAESDAKSALHAALDNGTTFIDTADVYGDGRSERIIADVLKERTGTRPFVATKAGRRLDPHLADGYTAANLNAFVDRSLKNLDVECLDLVQLHCPPTEVYYRPEVFDALDRMVVSGKIRCYGVSVEKVEEGLKAIEYPGVKSVQIIYNIFRQRPTRFIQEAHERGVAVIVRVPLASGLLTGKMTRETTFAANDHRLFNRNGESFDKGETFAGVPYEIALDAVDEIRSLLPQNTTMAQFALRWILMNQGVTTVIPGAKNAAQARGNSEASELPPLSDSAMAVLRALYLEKIAPHVHHQW from the coding sequence ATGAAACAGCGAAAGTTCGGGAATACCGAAAGCAGTGTCTTTGAAATCGGATTCGGCGCTTGGGCAATTGGCGGCTCATGGGGCGACGTCGCAGAGAGCGATGCAAAGTCAGCCCTGCACGCGGCACTCGACAACGGCACGACGTTCATCGATACGGCCGATGTCTATGGCGATGGCCGTTCGGAGCGGATCATCGCGGACGTGCTCAAGGAACGAACGGGGACACGCCCCTTTGTTGCGACCAAGGCTGGTCGCAGGCTTGACCCGCATCTGGCGGACGGCTACACGGCGGCGAATCTGAATGCTTTCGTGGACCGGTCTTTAAAGAACCTGGACGTTGAGTGCCTCGACCTGGTGCAGCTTCACTGCCCGCCGACGGAGGTCTATTACCGGCCTGAAGTTTTCGATGCACTGGACCGTATGGTCGTATCGGGAAAGATCCGCTGCTACGGAGTGTCCGTCGAGAAAGTCGAAGAAGGGCTGAAGGCGATCGAATATCCGGGCGTGAAGTCGGTGCAGATCATCTACAACATTTTTAGACAGAGGCCGACCCGGTTCATCCAGGAAGCGCATGAACGGGGCGTCGCCGTGATCGTCCGTGTGCCGCTCGCATCCGGTCTGCTCACCGGAAAGATGACGCGCGAGACGACGTTTGCCGCCAATGATCATCGCCTTTTCAATCGGAACGGTGAGTCCTTCGACAAGGGCGAGACCTTTGCGGGCGTTCCGTATGAAATCGCTCTGGACGCCGTCGACGAAATTCGCTCACTCCTTCCGCAGAATACGACGATGGCGCAGTTTGCGCTGCGCTGGATTCTCATGAACCAGGGCGTGACGACCGTCATCCCTGGGGCGAAGAACGCGGCGCAAGCCAGGGGCAACAGTGAGGCAAGCGAATTGCCGCCCCTGAGTGATTCGGCCATGGCTGTACTTCGCGCGCTTTATCTGGAGAAGATAGCGCCTCACGTGCATCATCAGTGGTGA
- a CDS encoding SDR family NAD(P)-dependent oxidoreductase, with protein MPGLEQMQIGDLKDTKVLITGGSTGIGAAVVRAFAAQGAHVVAHFHESEAAAQALRAELPDRIRLIQGDVSEAGEAARVVQEAADKLGGLDGLINNAGGMLGRLASVSASASHFEQVVSLNARSVWEATSAAYPFLKAAGGYIINTTSIAARTGGGAGAVLYAASKSFVSSLTRGHAKEFVDDGIRVNAVSPGLIQTPFHDKYTPPHIRASQTATVPMGREGLPEECVGAFLFLASRAMSGYITGQIIEVNGGQLMP; from the coding sequence ATGCCTGGACTTGAGCAGATGCAGATTGGCGACCTGAAGGACACGAAAGTTCTCATTACCGGGGGGTCGACCGGAATCGGCGCGGCTGTTGTTCGGGCGTTCGCGGCACAGGGTGCCCACGTGGTCGCGCATTTCCACGAAAGCGAAGCGGCTGCACAAGCGCTGCGCGCGGAATTGCCGGACCGTATCCGCCTGATTCAGGGTGACGTGAGCGAGGCGGGCGAGGCAGCGCGCGTCGTGCAAGAAGCGGCGGACAAGCTAGGCGGGCTTGATGGGCTCATTAATAACGCCGGCGGCATGCTGGGACGGCTGGCCTCCGTCAGCGCATCGGCGAGCCATTTTGAACAGGTCGTCAGTCTCAACGCGAGATCGGTCTGGGAAGCAACGTCTGCGGCCTATCCGTTCCTGAAAGCGGCCGGCGGCTACATCATCAATACGACGTCCATCGCGGCGCGAACGGGCGGCGGCGCGGGCGCGGTGCTTTACGCAGCGTCGAAAAGCTTTGTCAGCAGCTTGACTCGTGGCCATGCGAAGGAATTCGTTGACGACGGCATCCGGGTCAACGCGGTATCGCCGGGACTGATACAAACGCCCTTTCACGACAAATACACGCCACCGCACATCCGCGCGTCGCAGACAGCGACGGTGCCGATGGGCAGAGAAGGATTGCCGGAGGAATGCGTCGGCGCATTCCTGTTCCTCGCGTCGCGCGCGATGTCGGGATACATCACCGGGCAAATCATCGAGGTCAACGGCGGACAACTGATGCCATGA
- a CDS encoding LysR family transcriptional regulator: MSKNDRIDFADLKLFLAIVRCGSFRLAAIEAGQTPSAVSHAMRRLEDRLGAKLLNRTSRAVSPTETGLDLASRLQDGFNQIGSALETFEAPGTARLGSLRLNVFADAAHLLIAPALPEFARVCPGVQLTVVVDNRPIDIVAEGYDAGIRYGHHVPEDMIAVPLTRRQRWVMVASPAYLKKHGTPRQLGELVNHHCLQLLLGDNSSYRWEVDVAGKKRAIRVPGAITINDTVTTISACKAGMGIAYVLEARIADELARRTLKVVLEEHACAEDPLHIYYSSRRYNHPALLRLINIIRELQSLPKIAKARG; the protein is encoded by the coding sequence ATGTCAAAGAACGACCGCATCGACTTCGCCGACCTGAAGCTGTTTCTCGCCATAGTCAGATGCGGAAGCTTCAGGCTCGCCGCCATTGAAGCAGGACAGACGCCCTCGGCTGTTAGTCACGCAATGCGGCGGCTGGAAGATCGGCTCGGTGCGAAGCTGCTGAACCGCACGAGCAGGGCGGTGTCGCCTACGGAGACGGGGCTCGATCTCGCTTCGCGGTTGCAGGACGGGTTCAACCAGATCGGCTCCGCACTTGAAACCTTCGAAGCGCCTGGAACGGCGAGGCTAGGATCTCTTCGCCTGAATGTTTTCGCAGATGCGGCTCACCTGCTGATCGCACCGGCATTGCCGGAATTCGCACGAGTCTGTCCCGGGGTGCAGCTCACAGTGGTTGTCGACAATCGTCCGATCGATATCGTCGCGGAAGGCTACGACGCTGGAATTCGCTACGGTCATCATGTTCCGGAAGACATGATCGCAGTGCCCCTCACTCGCCGGCAGCGATGGGTGATGGTTGCGTCGCCCGCGTATCTGAAGAAGCACGGTACGCCTCGCCAACTCGGCGAACTCGTGAACCACCATTGCCTACAACTTCTGCTCGGCGACAATTCCAGCTACCGCTGGGAAGTCGACGTTGCCGGGAAAAAAAGGGCTATCCGGGTGCCAGGAGCCATTACGATCAACGACACCGTGACGACGATCAGCGCGTGCAAAGCCGGAATGGGGATAGCGTACGTTCTGGAGGCCCGGATCGCTGACGAGCTTGCGCGCCGTACTCTGAAAGTGGTCCTCGAAGAGCATGCCTGCGCGGAGGATCCCTTGCATATCTACTACAGTAGTCGTCGCTACAACCATCCCGCCTTGCTTCGACTGATAAACATCATTCGCGAACTGCAGTCGCTTCCGAAAATTGCAAAGGCGCGTGGTTGA